The following is a genomic window from Dryobates pubescens isolate bDryPub1 chromosome 5, bDryPub1.pri, whole genome shotgun sequence.
ccacccttcagctattgattAGCATTGagtagatcccctctcaggctgcccttctccaggctaaacagccccaggtctctcagccttttctcctcacagagatgcttccagTCCCTTCTGCATCTTTGAAGCCTCTGCTTgactccagtagttccctgtctctcttgaactcaGGAGCCAGAACTGCACTCAGTCCTCTGTGGCTTCACTGAGTAGAGGGCAGAAGaaccttcctcaacctgctggcaagACTCTTCTGAATACAGCGCAGAACTGTCAGACTGTCAAACAGCTGGATTTCCAACAGGACCCAGAAATAAACCCACATCAAGTTTTGTAGACTATCTAACAGATGTAGGATCTTCAAGAGGAGGGATGTAACCACCACGTCTGCACCGCAGCGTGAGCCTGAAGCCATGCACGTGGTCCAAGCCCCATGGGATTCTCACCGCATTTCCTCTCGGGATCCATTTAGCTCTCTCAGCTTCAGGCTGGAAGCACTGCCTTCCTCATTTAGTAAAGTCACTTCATTTTTCAGAAGGGCATTTTCTTCTCTGAGCTTCTCAGCTTCACATCTGTGGCAGAGACAGGAGACCTGTGAaaactggttttgtttgctgtctAGGACCACAGTGAGAAAAATTACTCCTAGCTTGAGCTGTGAGTAATTCAAGTTTTCTAGTATTCCAAACCCAAGCTATGACTGACTTTTGTTATATATGAACATTATATGGATTTTACAGTTTATCATCAGGGTACTCCCCAGATCCCTGACAAAGGGGCTTTTTGTGCATCTTTTTGTACAGCTAAAGTTGATTAAAATCTAAGATATCTAGTAAGGTTTCACACTGATATTGTACTCCACCTGTCAATCCTGAAGTTACAAACACCATAACTTTAAACAATTTACCACCCCAAtatgcaggctgctggaggagtgACTCATTTGTTTCTTGAGCCCAGTATGataggaacagcagcactggaAAGTGCCTTCCCTGTCCTGAGGCAACCATAAAGAAGTATCTTTGCCACGGTGTAATACTTGCAAGAACCATTTCCCACAGGAATTTGGTGCTGAACAATAATTAAGCCACTTGTAGCCACTTTATGGCCTCCAAAACAATCCTTGCTGAAGTCACAGAAACACCGTATGGTgggagctggaaaggacctctgaagatcatccagtccaaccctctgctaaagcagggtcacccacagcagcttgcccgaGATcaaaatgtccaggtgggtttggaatgtctccagagcaggagactccacaacctctctgggcagcctgttccagggctccagcaccctcacaaagaaatttctcctcttgttcagatggaacctcctgggtttcagtttgttCCCActgcccttgtgctgtcattgggcacaactgaaaagagtctggccccatcctcttgcctccaccctttagctcctGATCAGCACTGAAGATTCCTGCTcaagctgctcttttccaggctaaacaaccccaggtctctcagcttttcctccttacaaagatgcttcagtcccctcagcatggTTGTAGCCTCCGCTGGACTGTTTGCAGTAGCTCCCTATATCTCttgaactggacccagcactgcagatttGGCCTCacaaagcagaggggcaggagaacctcctttgacctgctgaccaGAGTCTTCTTCAGGCACCCCAGGAGGCCAGTGGCTTTCCTAGTttccagagcacactgctggctcagggtgattttgtccaccagcactcccaggttcttcgccatggagctgctttccagcaggtcatccacacacctgtactggtgcagggtttattcctccccaggtgcaggacttgacacttgcccttgttgaacttcaagaGGTTGCCCTtcacccaactctccagcctggccaggtcccactgaatggcagcacagcctgatagGGTGTCAGCCCCTCTTCCAGGTTGAAATACAGCAGTTAAAAACAGGTAGGAAAACCCTGTTCTATTCTGTGTGTGATCATGGTATGTATCAGATCACACATCTGATTGGTTCCCAACACTAAGTTCTCCTGTTGGGATAGAAGGTTACCCTAATGTTCTAATATTAACTTAAATATTGAGAAAAATAGAAGCACTTTGAGCATTCCAAGCAACATTCAGAACTAGAAGGGAGTGAACAGAATGAAGAAGTGATATTAGTAGAAGCTAAAAGCATTCTGGAAGCGTTACCATAGTATTTTGGAGATAAAAATAGACGACTTTCTGCTGTACCATCAACTAGACACTGTGATGGTGCCTGCATCCACAGACAGAAGAGCTGGCAGATTGCTCCTGGTTTACCATTGGTGTTAGGTCATGGGTAAGAGGGGAGTAAGTCACACACATTCATTCCAACCATCGTTATCCATGAATAATCAGCCTGCTAGAGTCCAAGACGCTGATTGCTACTGAGTTAAACTACAGGGATTAATGCAGGAACCgcagggtgggcagcaagcCATGAGTGGGACACACTAGGTTAGTGTCTAAGCAGCACGTGGGATTACTGTGGGACCAGCACATTGCCCACAAAGGTTTGCAAGTGTACattacctcaggaggtccactttttgctgcagctcagtgcatGTGCTTTGCAAGCTGTGGGTCACTGTGttgttctcctccctctctccgtGGAAGTGTACCTCGTTTGGGTtaaccagagcagcagctttctccttCAGCTTTCTGCTGGGTTCTTGCagctccctcctttctttcgtGGTGCTGTCGCTATGGGCACGCCTTTCTTGGCCATCTGTAAACATGGTGGCACGTTCTTCAAGCTTCCCAAGCTGGCATCTTGGTCTTATCTCATCACTGTATGCATCTAcattcccttcagcatcttgttCTTGCACATCTTCCAATTCTTCAGCTTTTTGGAGGAGCTGTGCATTTTCTTCTGTGAGCTTCATACTTCCTAGTTTGCAATGAAGGCTTCTCAGCTTATGCAGGTTGTCTTCCagcactttatttttttcaactAACTTGATCATTTCAGATTTCAGATCCTCATTTTCCACCTGAAGTTCTTCTTGTAGTGACAAAAGTTTAGCCTGTGCCATTGATCTTTCTTCTAACTCTTCCACCCTCTCCCAAAGCTGAGCGATTACATTTTTCAGGTCACCATTTGCTGACCCAGGAGCATGATCAAGCTGGAGAGAAGCTTCACTCACTTCTTCAGCCTCCTCAAGCTCAACCTGCAGCCTGGAAGCATCAGGAACAAACTCTCTATTTTTAGGagctattctgtgatttagcAGATGAACCTTCTGCTGTTTAACATCCTCCTCATGCAGCATTTTTGCTCCGGGAACTCTCTCAAGGGTTTGCTCAGGATCTCCACCTGCTCCTGCTTTAACACATGATTTCTCCAAATCTGACTCCATCTCAGACATTTCTTCCAGGTCTGTAGTGTCAGCCTCCAAAAGCAGAAGGACATTGGACTCTGTTTGCTTGTCAGCATCCCTGCAGTCACCGGGCAACCCTTCAAAAATGGGATCTATGTCATCTGGCAGCTGAGATGGTTCTGAGCTGGAGTCGGAGCAGCCAGGACTGTGAGGTCGCATGGGCTCCCGCTCCACAGCTGCcaacctgtgctgcagcctgatgATCTCAGCAGCCATCCTGACATTTTCCTTCACAGCTTGCTCGTGCACTTTCTGCAGATTTAGGAGGACATCAGCGTCATCTCCCAGAGGGACCACACCGGAGAAAGAAGCAAttttgctctttgctttggCATACTCGCTTTCCAGGACCCTATAATGATTTTGTAGCATGGAAAAACTATGGGTCTCCCACTGCAGTTTCTGGATTTTCCCCTGGAGATTTGAGATCTCCAAGCTCATCTTTGCCTTTTCTGTTTCTGCCCTTGCACAAATGTCTTTGTTTAAGCTCTTCAAAGCCAGAAGTTTGGAATTGAGATCTTCTTTCTCTTGCTTATATTCACTATCAAGCCTTTCCAGTTTTTGCCTAACCAGTTTCCCATTTTCCTCCACCACAGAGAGATGCTCCTCTTTGTTCTTTAGCTCTTTCTCATGGTCATTTTGGAGTTGTGTTATTTTATCATTCAGTTGTTTCTCttgcttctcagcagcattcctCAGGTCTTGCAGCTCCTTCTGAAGCTGCGCTCTCTCGCACACAAGCTTGTTCACTTCTTCCTTGAAGTTCTTCTCCAGGAGATCTTTCTCCTGGGTCAGGGCAGAAGAAACAGCCTTTTCATTTGCCAgcctttccttcagctgctcatgGGCTTCAGCAACCTCCTGAGCAATTTCATCTTTTTCAAACTCCCACTGagatttctcttctctctgctgttcaGCAAGTTCGTGCAGCTCTCGCTGGTGGCGTCCTTCCAGGTTTTGGATCGTTTCTTCGTACTTATTCACAAGTGTTTGTGTCTCAACAGAAAACTGAGTTTCTACATGAGATGTTCTTCTGTTATAGTcactttccatttttttcctaaacatGGTTAACATAATATATTACTAAATTCTGGGCTGGCTCAAAGAGATTCAAATGCCTTTTTAGGTTGAATAAAACAAGCTGGAAAATgacattaatttttttcccccccactgaGTTTTAGATGATTTTACAGGTGTTTCTGAGAGCCACAAGTTAAATTTCAGGTAGTTAGGTGAAACTTCTAAAATAAAGATTCAATTGCCTTGGAAAAACATAACTCATGAAACATCCTCAGACAAGGTTTCATATCCTATAGATGGCCCTTCTGTTCTCCTGATCTGATTTGTGGGGGCAGATGTTCTTACCTCTGTCTCTCCCTGCTACCCCAGGATGGTTTCACACAAATCAAAAGAATGGTGGgtgttggaagaggcctctggagATAACTAATCCACCCCCCTGCTACAGTAGGGTcactcacagcaggttgccaAGGATCACgttgttcaggtgggtttggaatctcttcagagaaggagattctacAGCCTCttagggcagcctgctccaggactccagcaccctcacagcaaagtttttccttatgttcaggtggaacctcctgggttccagtttgtgcctgttaccccttgtcctgtcactgggcaccactgacaagagtgttctcagcctttcctcctcacagagatgttccagggcCCTCTGTATCTTTGTAGCCTTTGCTGCACTGCCTACAGTAGCTCCCTGTGAACCCCAacttgaactggggaggccagaaTAGCATCCAGTCcttcagctgtggcctcaccaaggcagaacagaaggggaggagaccctcccttgacctgctggccactctcttAATACACCCAGTTTCAGTTTCTTTTGACAGTCAATCCTAGTCAAAAGCATTTAGCAGCCACCTTTTCACTACTTCAGAGAACTCTGAAAACCCAAATTGtttgaaaacacaaagcagGGATTTGTACAGCACAGGGATCCTGAAGAGAGCTCAAAGTTAATGACAGCTGGTTATGCTTTAACACTCTGGTTGCCTCTGGGTGAgttaaaaaaatcaatataaATATCTGCTTGAGAAAGGTCAGAAAACAACACCCCTGGGTAGCAGCTCAGTGTTCTGGAATCAAACAGGTAACAGCACTGAATCCAGAGCCAGGAATCAGTTCTGCACTTAGCTTCGTTTGGGTCACCAAGTCACACCCATCCCAGCAGTAACACTCACCTTTCCTCCTCCAGGTCCTGCTTGtgcttcctcagcagctcttgctgaagCTCTTCCTTCTCCAGGGCATGCACCTCTGCCATCCTTTTCAGCTGCTCGTGAAAGCCACGCTCcagctctcccttctcttcctgcagTGTCTGCACTAAAACTCTCATTTTTTCTTCTGCCCAAACACTGTTTTGGATCAATTCTTCCCGTTCTTGACTAAACTTCTCGTttacctgctccagcctggctctaACATCTTCTTCATGCTCCTGCCTCAATAATTCTTGCAGATTGGCTTTTTCCTCATCAAAATGCATTTGTAATTTGTTTTTCTCATCATTGTATTTACAGTCAAGTTGTTCTTGCTGTTCTTtgagcactgctgcctctgcttgcagctctgcaatttgatttttaaggccagttaTTTGCTCTTCCATGACATGGATCTCCTCAGtgtacttcttcctcatgtcctcctGTTCCTTTTCACAGTGTGTTTTTGTCTCATCTAGCTGCTTTTCATAATGGCCCACCTACAGAAAGGAGAACAGATGgaattggtttatttttcatagATTTCCAGAgtaatttgggttggaagagtctGTCAAGGgcatctagtttcaacctccCCGtcactggcagggacacctcttgctagaccaggttgctcaaggcctcatccaacctgaccttgaacacctccagggaaggacatCCAGAACCTACCTGGgaaacctcttccagtattCTCATCACCttccctgtaaagaatttcttcctaatatccaatttaaatctctcctcttccagcttcaacccattcccccctcatcctatcaccacaagcccttgtaaaaagtccagctcttctgtagcccccttcaggtactggcaggctacTATAAGGTTTCCCTGAAAGCTGTACCTGTATGAGGAACCTGGAAAAGCTGTGATGGCTTGTTTTAAGTTAAAATAGCTTACCGTGTCTTCAAGCTCCTGTTTGAGGTGGTGTAGATCTCTGTCATGCTGCTCCTTCATTTGTTCAATTGCCATTTCTGCCTCAATGCTCATGTTTAGTGGGTTGCAGTCTTCTGAACCAAGCCCTTTAAAAACAGTAATGATACACATGTTCTTGAAGCCCAAAGAGATACATCCTCAACAACATCATTTCTTCAGTTTAAATACACTAAGGCAGCTGGGTGCAGTGCTCAAATTCCtatcacacacagagagaagaaaCTACAGACATTAAATTCCACTTTTCCATGTAGTCCACCAGCTGTAGTCCATTCAACGTCAAActacaaaaatcacagaacagtttgggttggaagggatcttagaggTCATCCAGTGGTGTTTGAGTTTCACTCACTGTGAAGGTTTGGGCAAGATTTTACCCTAGTTGCCTCCAAGATGCTACGGTAACTACCTAAAGCACAGAAGCTGGTCATGTAGGAGATGTGCTTTACCTTGGTCAGGCTCAATACCACTATTGCCATGGCTTTTCACATCAATGTCAAACTCTTCTGACAGTGAATTTTTCAGTGAAGGCCTCAGCACTTTGCCTTGGGCACGGTACTCCTCCAGTTCTGAGTGCAGCTCATCTATCTGGTCTTGCAGCTCctgaaaggggagggaaaaaagtagTTTCAGTGAAAGCAACCAAGGCAGCCAAGCATCAGTACATCCACACACTCCCATGATGAGACATCTAGGGGGCAATTACAATAATCCTGTCATCAAGCCACAGTTTGCTATCCTCTTATCAGCCCTTCTCCAGGTTCAAAGCTGTGCAAGTAATTTGAAGAGCAGAACCTTCTTCACCCTGTATATATTCAGCCTCTAAAGTACATCACGCTCCAAGACTTTCCATTAAAAAAGGTTGTAGGGAGAAGGAATAAACAGCAGCTTAGGAACATTTTGCAATAGTCAATAAATAATTCCTCAAAcacatacaatcacagaattgttttggttggaagagacctttgggatcatcaaatccaactcaACACTGCCAgatcatcactaaaccatgttcctcaccactgcatctacacagctttgaaatccctccagggatagggactccaccacatccctgggcagcctattcatCTAATTGCAGAATCAGATGAGAAGCAAAAGATCAAATGTGGAAAGAGATGGCCTCATTACTGCATTCACCATCTGTTACTTCTGCCCACCTGCCAGTGGAGTGTGCCATGTGTTTGTGCCAAACGCTGCATGCTCAGCTCACTGAGCACCATCTAGTGAGGAACACGAGGCCCTCAATGTGTAAACACACAATTGTGCAGATTTTGATGGTTCAGCAAGTAAACCTTGAGTACTGAATCATATCTGTTGGTATTCAAAAACCAGAAAATAAATTGGATATGCAAGCAACTTCATATCAAGAAGTATCAATGCAGCAACTATTTCTAGAAGATCTTTGCTTTTAATAAGCAACTTTGTATGAAAGCTACTGTGCTATTTCAGATTAGAAtcaagaatggtttgggttgcaaaggacctttcaaagtcatctagtccaaccccctgcagtcagcagggacatctgcaactagagcaggttgctcagagccccaaacaacctgacctggaatggttccaggaatggggcacctcccacctctctgggcaacctggggtAGTATCTCACCACCTCCAACATCAAAATCTTCTTCCTTAAATGTAGACTAAATctccttcttttagtttaacCCCATCACCCCTTATCATGTCACAGaagaccctgctaaaaagtctgtttcCATCTTTCTTAGAAGCCCctgtaagtactgaaaggccatgaggtctccctggagccttcagttctccaggctgaacaactccaactctccaAAGCCTCCCCTTACAGCAGAGGCATCCCACCCTCAGATCATTGTGGCCTcgtctggacctgctccaacagcctTTTGCCAAGGTAGCTCACTACTGAATGAAAGCTATCATAAGCCAAGTGCTGGTAACCACAATAGGTATCAGCTGATAGATTTGTACACAGACAACCTGCAGACCCACCTTAAAGAAAGTTCAGCCATACAAGACTGAGGAAGAcgacaacaaaagaaaactggAAATGTAAAGCTTAAGAAAATACTACTGCTCTGGAAACCAGCAAAACGCAGACACAGCTTATTTATGCTGTTGGTTCCTGCATTTCAAATCAGAATTTAACACAGAATTCAAATGAAGACAGAGTTTTTTTCAGAAATAAACTAAATGCTAACAAATGGACAGGGAGATGAGCTTGATATATAGCTGGGAAACCAAGGAGGCTCCATAGACTCCATCCCAGCCCACCCCTGGGGCACCTTCATTTCTTCTCTTggccaactccctctgcagcaagAGCTTTCCACCCTTCAGGAGCTTAAATTAACATTAAAAAAGACATTATAAAGGAAAAGGCCCCAACCCAGCAGCATTATATTGCTGCTGTGGGCTTCTGTTTGCAGTAAGGATGTTCTCAGTGAACGTGGACAGATGGGCGCTGGgtctccagcccctgggctccacttactctgcactgctgctcgtACTCGCTTCTCATctgtgccagcctctcctcctgcaggaaAAACTCTGCACTGCTGGGATCCAGGTCACCAAACTGAAACAACATCAATGGGATCCAGTTACTCTTCCACCCAATGGTCCTGCTCATCCCGGTCCTGCAGCTTGGGCCCTCACCCCTCTGTCTTTTTAACGTCAAATACAGAAATTCTGCTGGAAGAAGACAAATGCCAGCTGCTAACTCACCAGAGTTCTTACACTGACTTTGACTGCAGACCACAGCCTGCTACCTTAGCATGCATATATCTCAGACAAATAACTCCAGCTTGCTGGGGGAGAGTCCCAGtgtatcatagaaccacagactggtttgagttagaagggacatttaaaggtcagcaaggacatctgcaactagagcaggttgctcagagccccaagcaacctgacctggaatgtttccaggaatggggcatctaccacctctctgagcaacctgggccagtgtctcaccaccctcggtgtgaaaaatgtcttccttctctcccatctgaatctccctcttttagttccaaCCATCACCctgtgtcctgtcacaacaggccctgtctaaagtctgtccccagctttctggtcaGCCCCTTTAAGCACCCAAAGGCCACAAGAATttctccccggagccttctctttctcaggctgaacaactctctcagcttggccACAGAAGACAGGTTCCAGCCCTTCCTTGTGGTCTCCTCTGTCCCtgttccaacaggtccatgtctctcctgtgctgaggactcccaGCACTGCCGGTAGGATTTCAGAGTGGAAgagaggggcagaattccctctCTTGAcatgctgcccctcagcagatGAGGCCATCTGAGCCTTTGCATACAGATGCACACTCAGatgaactgctgctgcagaagctgatATTCTGATGAGTTTATTGTAATACAACCAAGGTGACCTCAGTTTTCACCTAAGCTCAGCAGAGATGCCATCTAACACCTCGCCTATGTATCATCTTTCCTAGGAAGGACCTGCACATTTGGTCTATCCAAAACTATGTGCTGGGGAAAAATACCCCTGCAGAGATGTGGGATGATTGCTTCATACTCAGGATCCCTACTCTTAATCAGTATACAACTAAGATGGAGTATTTTTAACTTCCTTAGCTACAGGTCAGTCAGGTGGTCCATGTCAACCACTTGGTTACATCTGGACAAGGATCTCAAAAGCTTCTAGTTATTAGTTAAATTGGCAGCTTGAGTGTAGCAACTGAAAATCAGTTTAATTCTGGACACAtgctggaaagagaaggaattaCCTTCTCAGCCAGGACATTCTCCAAGTTCCTCTGCAGTTTGCTTGCCAAAGTTTCATACtcagccagcttctcccccgTTTCCAGTAGCTCGTTTTCCAGGCGGCTGTTTTCCTGGAACAGATGAAAACCCCCACCACTGCCTCAGCATTTGGAGATGGAAAAACATTAGTACATGGTAAGTCATTAGAAAAACAAATCATCTGCCAGTTGAGTCAAAGCATGACCACAGAAGCACAATGCTCTTCGTGCTTCAAGAGAAGATAGGAATTGTGAATCCATGGCCAGCTCACAATCCCTGTGCTCCTTTtgcctttcaggtggttgtttcagaagctgtgttttacagttggctcatgttcacagGACACCCAGCCCCTTCAAAAGCTGTTTGCATGGCCATCTGCAGGGGTGTATTAGCTCTCTCTGAACATCAGCACTTTTGATGTTGTTCTTAAGACAACACCATTActattttttggggttttgggagGCTTGGCGAAAGTTTAATGTTATGGTAAGGCATTGGGTCAGACAAAAAGAGAACTTGTGCTTTAACTTTCtaaaaacataaaaaataatCTAGGAAAAGGATGTGAATCTGTTTGGTCACAcactggtaggggttggaagggacctctggagatcatttagtctAACTCCTTTGCTAAAGctgggtcacccagagcaggttgcccaggattgcaatgtccatttgggtttggaatctctccagagaaggtggCTGTCAAGATGTACTGCCTCCTGGCTGGACACCCAACCAACCAGCAAGGCTGACAGCCCATCTGATagctgtacacacacacactctgcaCTTGATGGCAGCAGAGATTTGAACTGGATGAATTTGAACTTATGAATCCAagttaaaaatcacagaatgatgggagttggaagggacctctagagatcatccagtccaaaccccctcccctaaatcagggtcacccagaacagattgcccagcatcacaatgtctAAATGGGTtaggaatctctccagggaacaccactccagctctctgggcagccatctccaggaccttcacagcaaaatttcctcctgttcagacagaacatcctgggttccagtttgtgcctaatgccctttgtcctgtcactggcctccactgaaaagaggctggccgCATCCTCTTGACCCTCATCCTTtaaacacaggatcacagaagcatttccattggaaaagacctctaagattgagtccaactgttgacctaacaccaccatgaccattaaaccacacGCTTCTCCAAAGAGTAACCTATCAAGATGACCCAAAGCCCCAATCTCACTCATCTACCTCTATATTGCTGTCAGAAACCCTTTCAGCTAACTCCACACTCACTGTATCACATCCTCTCAACAAGGGCTTGCTCTCTACTTCCAGGAGGCAACAATGTCCCAGGGGAACCcaccagctgcatttcagtccCTGTTACCTTCAGGGAAAGGGCCAGGCGGTCCCTCATGTAGTTCTCATCAGTTTTCAGCTTTTCTAtctcctgctccagttccagccGCTGTTTGTTAGCCTGCTGCAGGATTTGCTCCCGCTCTCTCCGGAGCTCATTCTTCAGAGCTGCAATCCGTTCCTTGTACTCCTCATCCAGCTTCCTACAAAGGCATCAGGAGGTAAGAAaagctcagaagcagcagcaggtgacaAATAGCAATGTGGTGGTCATCAGTAGGTGCAAAGCCACTACCTCCATGACCAAGTCCCTGCAATGCTATGGCAGTGATGCCAACGAGGAGGGGAGGGATGAACTGGGACACCATACCTGAGGTTGTACTCATTCCGGCGCTCAATCGCAGCATGGTGGTCATCCACTTCAGAAGCCATCAAGGACTTCAGCTTCTCAGCTTTTTCCAAGTCTGAACGtagcttctccttctctctggcCACTTGGTCAACCCTCTCTCTAGAGtaaacacatccagcctggattaGCTCACCTTTCCCATCTCCCCAAAGAA
Proteins encoded in this region:
- the NIN gene encoding ninein isoform X1, producing MDEAEQDQYEARLKELFDSFDSTGTGSLGQEELTDLCHMLHLEEVAPALQQTLLQGNLLGRVHFDQFKEALILILSRTLSNEEHFQEPDSCPEAQPKYIKGSKRYGRRSLPEFQGSVEDFAEVTVIEPLGEEACPTHIAPADCQEHWKTQDSEEYEAEGQLRFWNPDDLNASPGTSLPTPDWIEEKLQEVCEHLGITRDGHLNRKKLVSICEQYGLQTAAGEVIEEVLHNLEQDGTMSIEDFFYGLFKNGKSLTSSASTPYRQLKRHLSMQSFDESGRRTTTPSAMPSTVGFCLFSSLDDGMGYSCVEGVLDCWHQEGIENSQEILKALDFSLDGKVNLTELTLALENELLITKNGVHQAALASFKTEIKHLLERVDQVAREKEKLRSDLEKAEKLKSLMASEVDDHHAAIERRNEYNLRKLDEEYKERIAALKNELRREREQILQQANKQRLELEQEIEKLKTDENYMRDRLALSLKENSRLENELLETGEKLAEYETLASKLQRNLENVLAEKFGDLDPSSAEFFLQEERLAQMRSEYEQQCRELQDQIDELHSELEEYRAQGKVLRPSLKNSLSEEFDIDVKSHGNSGIEPDQGLGSEDCNPLNMSIEAEMAIEQMKEQHDRDLHHLKQELEDTVGHYEKQLDETKTHCEKEQEDMRKKYTEEIHVMEEQITGLKNQIAELQAEAAVLKEQQEQLDCKYNDEKNKLQMHFDEEKANLQELLRQEHEEDVRARLEQVNEKFSQEREELIQNSVWAEEKMRVLVQTLQEEKGELERGFHEQLKRMAEVHALEKEELQQELLRKHKQDLEEERKKMESDYNRRTSHVETQFSVETQTLVNKYEETIQNLEGRHQRELHELAEQQREEKSQWEFEKDEIAQEVAEAHEQLKERLANEKAVSSALTQEKDLLEKNFKEEVNKLVCERAQLQKELQDLRNAAEKQEKQLNDKITQLQNDHEKELKNKEEHLSVVEENGKLVRQKLERLDSEYKQEKEDLNSKLLALKSLNKDICARAETEKAKMSLEISNLQGKIQKLQWETHSFSMLQNHYRVLESEYAKAKSKIASFSGVVPLGDDADVLLNLQKVHEQAVKENVRMAAEIIRLQHRLAAVEREPMRPHSPGCSDSSSEPSQLPDDIDPIFEGLPGDCRDADKQTESNVLLLLEADTTDLEEMSEMESDLEKSCVKAGAGGDPEQTLERVPGAKMLHEEDVKQQKVHLLNHRIAPKNREFVPDASRLQVELEEAEEVSEASLQLDHAPGSANGDLKNVIAQLWERVEELEERSMAQAKLLSLQEELQVENEDLKSEMIKLVEKNKVLEDNLHKLRSLHCKLGSMKLTEENAQLLQKAEELEDVQEQDAEGNVDAYSDEIRPRCQLGKLEERATMFTDGQERRAHSDSTTKERRELQEPSRKLKEKAAALVNPNEVHFHGEREENNTVTHSLQSTCTELQQKVDLLRCEAEKLREENALLKNEVTLLNEEGSASSLKLRELNGSREEMRQKIEAVRKEKVAVQKMVDNLKKQVADLKTRNQQLDSENTELSQRNSKNQADVQDLNQQLARVLKQKEREAGKCTLEEWEKERLVLKEELENSKVKSSNLVSSLEMELSKMKVQAHILEQENHILKQELENTKQLPTCPDLSDLQNEVSSLITKNENLQKEKEDLSEELNRCIDKVAKISCLENTIGSLKQEQKCWEQQSQILKTQLTVSQEKVQSLDETLQNTNLQVSCLKSDLQVTQQEKEALKQEVMSLHKQLQNANEKNRVLEQAVPSSGLQDQQRQLHWEELVQLMKQEQQLLSQENERLQKEVQSTKSELVHSREKIRQLESTILSLKHQKHQSQSGIVKAIEQEKLSLKRECEQLQKELSSANRKISQMNSLERELETSSENEGLRKKQVKLDDQLMEMLHSGTSAMLSQSPHSRELQQQGCAMVPKEQFLQLQHQLLQAERSRQRLQEELESRPSETNMQQGGHEQLLKMMEERMMDVEQKLRLVKRLLQDKVNQLKEQLSKNTKADAMVKDLYVENAQLLKALEMTEQRQKTAERKNYLLEEKIANLNRIVKNLASPSLKSASEIRS